tcttatttaatattttaaatttgtttgataattattttaatttttacttaatataaaattttcaacgaaAAAAGTTAAATAAGATAAGTATGTAGATGTAACTACTTATAACTTAATGtagaaaatattaagttgattttaatttattaaaaattgaaataaaagatcattttaaaatgaaatattgaaattaatatatttatctttcatctaaaactattcaaaataatataaaatattatattaatagatttaaattaaaataaatgaatgatttttcacaaattaatatttacttttatcaaccaatataattatattcaatacttatatttaataatttaccaaacaattttcttatataaattctacacttataaaatttaacaataaaatttaatatttaatttttcaaacacattcttaattctcaaaatttaaactaaaattccttctttatattaaaactttactctagaataaatatattatacgaTTTAGTATAATTACCGTAAGTTATATTAAAACTTTGCTAtagaatatataattaaatgatttaatataattattataagtcaaaaattattaaatgtgttaaataattatttttttataggaTTGTTAATagaatcaaattatataaacataaatagtgTGATGGAATAGTCTAACATAACCACTTCACTCAAATTgcccttcctttttctttcttttttcattaggtatttgtttgattttagcGGACATTTGGTTGTGGTCAACATCGAAAAATTCCACCTGATCAATCATACCAAACCCAAGCCTTGATTTGATTAAGACGTTGAAAGTTCAGAGCAGCTGATTATGATGCCTGCACTCTCGGGCTGCTTAGCTTATTTATTTGTCAGTTTGACAATTCATAGCACCGTGACAGAAAAAGGCACTGAGTTGGCAATTAAAGCTTCAcagtttctcatttttttcaaacCAAGCATCTAAAAACAGTATCCCCTCCTCAATCCCAATCCCAATCCCAATCCCATTTTACATTGTTTTCGATTTTCCCCCCGAATACCAGCTGCCACTacaactaattaaaaaaatcaaagaatgaATGACTCTACACTAAACTCACAGGTTGCAGTTTCTCTACTAACAGTACAACTCCCCATGTTATGCCATTAactagtttatatatatatatattaagcttTGATTTAGTTCTGCATCGGGTATCCAACTCCACCTGCTAGTATTCTCTGCTGCTCTATCTGAAATCATCATCACAAAAATTGTTACTCTCCTAATTGTTAGTAGTACTTAAGTATTGATAATTTGGGTTTTCTTCTGCATTATAGAGGAAGAAAGGCATTATGAGTTTGAATTAATTTGCCAACCTTTTTATTGACAAAGGAAATTTAAGGGCTAGCACAAtgtctaaaatttaaatttgataaatatttttatattaaaatttattttaaaaaattaatcctcaaatttgatattaattaattttgtattgaaactcaaattaaacaattaattttatattgggatttaaattatttttgtccgacttttaaagaaaatataagagactaatttagataataaaaattcagacagaataattgttaaattgagagattaatttaaacaaaaaaatttaaaatattactgTGGTAACAATTGTGGAGTTTAAagatattaatttgataaaaaaacattttcaaacccaaatattaaaacaacgattaaGTTGAGGCTCCgcattaacaaaaaaatgaaaatatacctGGAAAAGTTCATGCAATTTATTCTTGAGAAAACAGTAGTCATGCTCTAAGACTTCTAAAACTCTCAGGCACCTGCATATTTTAAAAGCCAAAACTCCATCAGGTTAAAACGAACCTTTATCTTAAATGTTGGTATTGATGAAGTTGATTGTAATTTCTGTTTTAAAATACAACAGTGAAGCCGAAAGCTAAAAACGGCATAGGCATACCCAGTACGGTTGTTCTGATCAGAAGCAGCGCGAAAGGCGACGCAAACGTTTCTGACCCTTTTAGCACCTATGCTGGAGCTGCTTCCCATTAACTGATTTATATGGATTCCAATGTTCTTGTAGTCCGACAACTTCCTCTCCATCCTGTCCCATCAAACGCATTATTATTGCAGTTTTATTGCAGTTTTCCAAGGAAAATATGAAACAATTGTCAAGTATAATCAAtcaattcaagttttaaaaaaaaaacctcaaaagAACATTGATTAATTAACAAGTTACAGTAATGATCTGAGGTTCCTCAAAAGCTTCTCCGACTCTTGGAAGTAGATGTTGACAACTTGGGAAACAAAGTTTGGAGAGCTCTCATCTTGAAGCTGTTGAAGTTGCAAGAATTGCTCATCTAATATCCCCTTATCAAACAAAAAATACAACAAACATACTTTTAGACGCACTGctgattttgtttatataacGATTAATTCATGATGattgttatatattattatatacgTGAATTTAATAGTGTTCTATAATGTTAGGAAGCTGAGAAAGAAGAGGAGAGCGACCTGGTGGAAGAGAAAAGCGAGCAAACGGTTGACGTCGGCTCGCAACCGGTCGGGGCCCGACCCCAACATCCACACAGGCAGACCCGTCTTGGCTAGTAGATGGTTGAATCCCCACAAACACAATGACTAAAACTTGACCCCAAAAAACATTACTCTCCTCGTTTCACTTCAGTGTTTCAGTACTTTCCAGGtcagggtttagggtttttcatttgctttcatttttcaaCCCGAAATTTCACACTTGTAAGTCTCAGCTTCCACTTCTATTTAAAGAGTGAGTGTTAGCTTCCACCACGGTAAAAATATGGGTAAAGTACAAATACATTGAATAATAGGAAATCCACTTGGAATTTTTTATTgttctaataataaatttagtcctctaatattacatattttattaatttgatcttaaatataaaaaatttaacaaatctagtcatcaatgtttacaaaatgtATCAGTTtagttcaaattctaaaatattcaataaatttaaccttcaacATTTATAAAAGTAGTTTTTTTACCCAATGATCCCGAGTCGTGGCATCGCCATACGCAATACGTAATGATCCTGATGCCCATTTGTCGATCTCGATGCAACGTATGCTTCCGAGTTCCTCAAGTACCCAGACATAATACATGCTCACCTAATGTTAGCAGATCTTGAATCAAAAAAGGTATTCGTGGGTTAAAGATTCGAGAGCAAAGACGAGTGTGTTGATGCCATCAAGCACTATAGTATGAAGGTGTCTATCGACTACAGAGTGGCTGACTCTAAACCGAAAATCTATGTTGGTGAGTGTTGGAAGTTGTCAGAAGGGTGCCGATGGCGAGTACGAGCTGTATTTATCTAGAGGTCCCAACAGTGGAAGATACGGAAATATGTTGGGCCGCATACATG
This genomic stretch from Gossypium raimondii isolate GPD5lz chromosome 6, ASM2569854v1, whole genome shotgun sequence harbors:
- the LOC105772449 gene encoding pseudo histidine-containing phosphotransfer protein 6, which encodes MLGSGPDRLRADVNRLLAFLFHQGILDEQFLQLQQLQDESSPNFVSQVVNIYFQESEKLLRNLRSLLMERKLSDYKNIGIHINQLMGSSSSIGAKRVRNVCVAFRAASDQNNRTGCLRVLEVLEHDYCFLKNKLHELFQIEQQRILAGGVGYPMQN